A region of Carassius auratus strain Wakin chromosome 11, ASM336829v1, whole genome shotgun sequence DNA encodes the following proteins:
- the ikbke gene encoding inhibitor of nuclear factor kappa-B kinase subunit epsilon has product MSSACVSSMTVSTANHLWSLDDVLGQGATASVYKARNKKTGELVAVKVFNLVSYNRPYEVQMREFEVLKKLNHVNIVKLFAVEEMHMNPKQKVLVMEFCSGGSLLNLLEGPENAFGLPESEFLIVLQCVVQGMNHLRENGVVHRDIKPGNIMRQVGEDGRSVYKLTDFGAARELEDDEKFVSIYGTEEYLHPDMYERAVLRKPQQKAYGVSVDLWSIGVTFYHAATGSLPFIPYGGPRRNKKIMYKITTEKPEGAIAGVQKVDEGPIEWSYRLPHCCQLSEGLKTQLVPVLASILEANQEKCWGFVQFFSATTDILHRISVHIFSLQQATAHTIYIHFHNTVSILFEDVQAQTGIEPAAQQYLFLGHPLILEPSMKIVNLPPTTPDRPIILISRHPEKLVGHPYKEPEAPAMPTKFDVMADYTFSKTIVGVIHQYLRIARSLQKYRELILQGFHSYIENTGFECSNVAHRIGMVNMKLVCSISTEEHLHLFAQRVAHEFPDFVDHKKKLPLIEEDFQRMYSSGIREFQNQLQHLRVMLSKHSETLAQDKSIQKMEVLLGKIVAVHQQYCKDRMTGKLSYNDEQIHKFEKLNLSSYIKKVKSLFKDDCLQKYQDVLMAASSWNRVLYEMQASLEQFGVVLRQRMGDLHLCEVQQNKILDRAVLRALHQPVGAEGVDGQKKDDEHMIFKMNRLKVEMEAVARELQNNNNMIESLAVVTATLPLEKKVPQANRP; this is encoded by the exons ATGTCATCCGCTTGTGTCAGCTCAATGACAGTAAGTACAGCAAACCACCTTTGGTCGCTGGATGATGTTCTTGGTCAAGGGGCCACAGCAAGCGTCTACAAAGCACGAAACAAA AAAACAGGTGAGCTGGTTGCAGTGAAGGTCTTTAACTTGGTGAGCTACAACCGGCCGTATGAAGTTCAGATGAGGGAGTTTGAGGTGCTGAAGAAACTCAATCACGTCAACATTGTTAAACTCTTTGCTGTGGAGGAG ATGCATATGAATCCGAAGCAGAAGGTTCTGGTGATGGAGTTCTGTTCAGGTGGCAGCCTGCTGAACCTGCTAGAGGGACCTGAGAATGCGTTTGGACTTCCAGAGTCAGAGTTCCTCATCGTATTACAGTGTGTGG TCCAAGGAATGAACCACCTGCGAGAGAATGGGGTGGTGCACAGAGACATCAAACCTGGCAATATCATGAGGCAAGTGGGTGAAGATGGACGCTCGGTGTACAAGCTGACAGACTTCGGTGCTGCTCGTGAGTTGGAGGACGATGAGAAGTTTGTGTCCATATATGGCACAGAGGAATATTTG CATCCGGACATGTATGAGCGTGCAGTGTTGAGGAAGCCCCAACAGAAAGCTTATGGTGTGTCTGTGGATCTGTGGAGCATAGGTGTCACCTTCTACCATGCTGCCACTGGCAGTCTTCCTTTTATACCGTATGGAGGCCCACGCAGAAACAAGAAAATCAT GTACAAAATCACAACAGAGAAGCCAGAGGGAGCCATAGCAGGTGTGCAGAAGGTTGATGAGGGACCCATTGAATGGAGCTACCGACTGCCACACTGCTGCCAGCTTTCAGA GGGTTTAAAGACCCAGCTGGTCCCAGTGTTGGCCAGCATACTAGAAGCAAATCAGGAGAAGTGTTGGGGCTTCGTCCAGTTTTTTTCTGCCACCACTGACATTCTGCACCGCATCTCAGTCCACATCTTCTCTCTCCAGCAAGCCACAGCACACACCATCTACATCCACTTTCATAACAC GGTCTCAATCTTGTTTGAGGATGTTCAGGCCCAAACTGGAATTGAACCGGCAGCTCAACAGTACCTTTTTCTGGGTCATCCTCTCATATTGGAGCCAAGCATGAAAATAGTGAACCTTCCCCCAACCACTCCAGACCGCCCTATCATTCTCATCAGCCGACATCCAGAGAAACTAGTAGGCCATCCATACAAAGAAC cTGAGGCTCCAGCGATGCCCACAAAGTTTGACGTCATGGCAGATTACACCTTCTCCAAG ACCATAGTCGGGGTCATCCATCAGTACCTTCGGATAGCCCGCTCACTCCAGAAGTACAGAGAACTGATTCTGCAGGGGTTCCATAGCTACAT TGAAAACACCGGTTTTGAATGCAGTAATGTGGCACACAGGATAGGCATGGTGAACATGAAGCTGGTTTGTTCTATCAGCACTGAGGAGCATCTCCATCTATT TGCTCAGAGGGTTGCTCATGAGTTTCCAGACTTTGTAGACCATAAGAAAAAGCTCCCACTG ATTGAAGAGGATTTCCAGCGGATGTATAGCAGTGGAATCAGAGAGTTCCAGAATCAACTACAGCATTTGCGTGTGATGCTGTCTAAACACTCCGAGACACTGGCCCAGGATAAGAG CATCCAGAAGATGGAGGTTTTGTTGGGGAAGATTGTTGCAGTACATCAGCAGTATTGCAAAGACAGAATGACAGGAA AGCTCAGCTACAATGACGAACAGATTCACAAGTTTGAGAA GCTCAACCTGTCTTCATACATAAAGAAGGTCAAGAGTTTATTTAAGGATGACTGTTTGCAGAAATACCAGGATGTTCTGATGGCTGCTAGCAGCTGGAACAG GGTTCTGTATGAGATGCAGGCGAGTCTAGAGCAGTTTGGAGTCGTCCTCCGCCAGAGGATGGGGGATCTGCATCTGTGCGAGGTCCAGCAGAACAAG ATTCTGGACAGAGCTGTGCTTCGAGCTCTCCATCAGCCTGTAGGAGCTGAGGGGGTGGATGGACAGAAAAAAGATGATGAGCACATGATTTTCAA AATGAACAGATTAAAGGTTGAGATGGAGGCTGTGGCACGGGAGCTACAGAATAACAACAACATGATAGAAAG CCTTGCAGTTGTTACCGCTACACTGCCATTGGAGAAAAAAGTACCTCAAGCCAACAGACCATGA